The following is a genomic window from Staphylococcus capitis subsp. capitis.
TGACCTACAGAGAAATGCATTTCATTTCTACCATCTAACCATCTATCACTCACATATTTGAGTTCATTAAAGAAATCTTGTGAGAATGGTGGTTCAATAATTTCAAAAGAAATATTTAAATCATCAAATTTATTTAATGTCGCTCTAAAGCCACGACGTTTTTTACCTGAAGTTGTGAATGATGTTAAATCAATGATTGCTTCCTCACCCAGTTTGAAAAATTGATTCCCAAAATGATGATAAAGAGGCATATAATTATCACTAACTTGATAGAAAATAATGTCATATCCTCTATATTCTGCGTATTGATAAAATGATTCTAACAATGATTCAAACGTATTTGCATCTCCTATAGGATCTCCTAATACAACTAATGCATTAGATTTATAACGATACATGAGGAATGCTTTTTCATTTTCATGAATAAAACAATCCTTATCGCCACTATAAACAAGATGACTTAAGTAATTGCCACCATATTCATGAATAATGGCTTCACATACTGATAAATCTGTTGTTTGATGTGGACGGTCAAATTTGTAATCAAACAACCATGCAATAAGGCCAACTATTATTATCACGATTAGAATAGTAACCCAGAAGTAATATCTCAATAATGATGTATCTACTTCAATGTGATAAATATCTAATGCATATAAAGTTTCAGCAATTAAAATATGATTTAGATATAAGACAATCACACTAAGTATCAGCATGAGAACTAATTTTCTAAATCGGAAAGGACGCTTGAGCACTTGAGCACGACGGTAAGCTAAAACTAATAAAACAAACATGACTACAAGCCAAGTTAATAATAAGAAAGATGCGTAAGTATAAATTGTAGCTCCTGCAATTAAAATAATAGAAAGCATCGCATAGATAATCGCACGACGCCTCTGTTTAAAAATACCTCTCACATTTAAAATTAATAATAAACAAGCACTCGTATGGATAGATAAAGTTAAATAATAAGCAAAGTGGTTTCCATCGTATAACCCATCATAAACAATCGTTAAATTATTAATGAAGAAAATAATGCTTGTTAAAAATATTAAAATTGCGAGTGAAAATGAAGGTATTTTAGCTAAAATGTCTTTTTGATAAGACATTAAGAATGACGTAAAGTCTTTGGCAGGAACATAATATTTCGAACCTTCAAGATATTTTTTAGCAGTTGTACCAAACTCAAAGGTAGATAAAATGAGTGCAATAATTACTGGAACAAAGTAATAAGCAAATCGATAAAGAAGTAATGCTAGTAATATTCTTTCTTCTGAAACATCTAAAGATTTAAGTCCTAGTAAAACTACTAAATCAAAGGCACCAAATCCACCAGGAATAAAACTCACTAAGCCTGATAACGCCGCAATCACGAAAATACCAATAAACGTCATAAATGACACATGGATACCTACGATAAGTGCAGCAAAGTATAACACAGTAGCTGCCGCCATCCACTCAATACAAGATACAAGTGTACAATATACACCCATAAAACGATTAGACTTATCCGCTGGTTTAGCGATCGTATAAATGATAAATACAGGTAAAAATAGTGCTACAACATATAAAATCCAGCGTACCCATGTGATTTTATCCAACATATGAGATGCGTTGAAAACGTGTAGAACAACTAATATGGATAAGAGACTCAGTCCAGTGAGCATTGAAATTAATATAATCGAAATATAGTGTACAAGTTTCTTAATATCATCTGTATAATTTTTATAAACGAAGGCTCTAACTCCTGCGCCGATAAAGCCACTAAAACCTACGATAGCATTAAGCGCATTGATAATATAACTCACTCTTAATACTTTAGTCACCGACATATTAAGCTTTAATGATTTCACTAAAATAATATCATATAGCGATAAGAGGATGAGAGATGCGCCTCCACCTGCAAATAATAAAACTAGCCACAATCGATTTATTTTGCCAAATTGCATCAAAGTATCTTTAAAATTAATATGAGCTAATTCACGATACAACGTGAAGATGACAAAAATAAATAACGCTGTGGCGAAGATAAATTTTAAGATAGATAATAATTTACTTTTCACTTCTTGCGTCATTTTTTCACTTCAATTCTAATTTAAATCTATTACATGACAAAAATATATCATAAAGAAAGGTTTTATAGAATATAAATTGATAGATAAATACCTAACATTATTGTAATGCTGATATCTTTTCTCTGACTTAGATAAATAGCGATAGCTTTCTTTAATCAGAAATGCACGACAAAATTAGAGTTATTTATCTGATATCAAATTAAAATAATAAAGTTCATATGAAAAACCCCCTATAATTATAGGGGATTTTTAAAAATATTAATTTGCCATTTCTTCTTCTTGTTTAATACTATAATCTCCGGCATCTTCACCATAATAACGATTATATCTTCGTTTAAATAATAAGAATAGATGAGATACCAATACTTTTAGTACAGCATATAATGGGATACCAATGATTACACCCACGACATTCATTAAATTACCTGCACATAACAAGATAAAGATAATTGTTAATGGATGTATTTTAAGTGTTTTACCCATTACGTTTGGAGAGATAAAGTGTCCTTCAAAGAATTGAACGAGTGTCCAAACAATAACTAATTTAAGTAACATCCATGGTGATGTAATGATGGCAATCACGATAGCTGGTGAAATCGCAATCGTTGGCCCTAAGTAAGGAACAACACTTGTTACTGCTGCGATACTAGCTAACACTAATGGATATTTAAGACCAATAATTGAATATCCAATTAATAGTAATACACCTATACAGAAAGAAACAATGATTTGACCTTGAATGTAAGAACCTACTTGAACGCTCATTTTTTCAAGTAAATCATGAAAATCCTTTCTAAATTTAGGTGGCATAATTTTTGTTGAATAATCTTTGAAACGATGACCATCTTTTAGCATAAAGAATAAGATGAATGGCGTCGTTACTATGACAACACCAACGTTTGAAACAGCCTCAGCGAATGACGCAAGCTTAGGTCCAAATCCATCAAAGTACTCTGATAACATCGAAGGAATCTTTTTCTGTGCTGATTCTAACCAATCATTAACTTGACTCATATAACTAGATAAGAAGGAGTTAGTAGTTATCTTCTCAACTGATTGAGTAATTTTATTTAAATAGTGTGGGGAATTTTTAATAAACCCTTCAATTTGTGAACCAATGATAGGAATAAGTAAGTTAACAATTAATGTAATGATTCCCACAATAGCTACATAAATAATTGTAATACCTAATAATCTTGGAATACGATATCGCTCCATTAAGTTCACTAATGGATTAAAAAGATAGAATAAGATTAATGAGACAATGATAGGTGCAGCAATTGTATTAAATACAATAATAAATGGTTCAAATACATAGGAAACTTTATCGAAAATAAAGATTACAATTCCTAATAAAACCAATGCAACTAAACCATAGATAAGATCATTGCCACCTAAGAATCTCATAAATCTTGTTTCAGAAAAACTAAATATATGTTTTTTCTTTTCACTAGATTTATTTTCGTTTGACATTAAATCACCATACCTCACATTCATAAATCAAATTAAATTATGATTTAAAATAATTTAGACTCATAAACAAAATATTCAAAAATACAATATTTATGATAACACAAAATGAATGAAGTTAATCATTTTTATCCCAACTCAATCCAATAATAAACTTAACGTATTATTCGATTTTAATTTGAGCTTCAAAATGATGTATATGTATCGCAAGATATACAATTTCTGACTCATTGATAATAACTTCAAACTGACGTTGTATCATTTTTAAAATTTTATAAGCCGTATTAAAACATTGTGGATAAAGATTTTTAACCATTAAGATAAAGTTTTCTTGTGCATCCACATTCTCCCCTTTGGTTAACCTATAAATTAAAAATTGTATATGTCTAATAAAACGTTGGTATTGCGTTGTCGTTTTATCAATTTCATGATTGAGATCAGATTCGATAATCGCCATACTTTTGTTAATTAATTTATTAATAACTGATATATCATGTATCGATAAATCTTTAGAATTAGAAGCAATATGTAAGGCTATAAATCCGATTTCATCTTCAGGGAAATGCACATCTAACGTGGAATTCAGTTTATCAATGACTCGCTTAGCAATTTGATATGCGTCACTGTATAGATGCTGCGTCTCTATTGCAAATGGATTTGAAATAACTTGATTTTGTTTAAGTCTTTTATATGCAAAGATAATATGATCTGTAAGTGCAACAACTAAATTTTTATCATCAGTTCGAATCGAGGCCCCAGAAATAATATTTACTGATTCGATAACAGCTTGGACAACATGGTCTTCCCCCATCTCGACCAACGTTTTATAATGTTCTTTCTGCTGTTGCTGTTCTAATTTATATAGCTTTTCAATTGAAGCATTCTCATCAAGCATCATTCCAACTTTTTTATTAAAACCAATACCCTTGCCAATTAGCACAACTTCATGGTTATTACTTTTACATATGAGGACGTTGTTATTTAGTGTTTTCGTTATCTCGTAATTCCCCATTATAATCACCTTTCTCTTATCATTAGTAAGATTATAATGCTATTTTTTGAAAATGGAAAGCAACTTATTAAAGCGCTGATAATTACTTTTGTACTAACAATTATCAATCATATGATTAAAAAAAACGACTTGAGAGGCAATCATGCATCAAGTCGTTACTCTAACTATATTATTTATCATTACGTGGTATTTTAGCTTGAGATCCCCAAGATTCAATACCAAATAAATTAATTTCAAGATTTTCAGGTTTAAATACAGGTTTTTTACCTTCTTTACGCTGCTGTTGATAATCTTTCATAACAGCGAACGCGATATTAGACAATCCTATAATAGAAATAATATTAACTATGGCCATTAGACCCATAAATAAGTCTGCAGTACTCCATACTGTTTCAGTTTTAGCAACTGCTCCGATGAATACTAACACAACTACTAAACATCTAAATACAAATAAAATTGCTTTGTTTTTAGATAAGAACTCAATATTTGATTGTCCGTAATAATAGTTACCTACAACTGATGAAAAAGCAAATAAAGTTATAGCCACTGTTAAGAAAATACCACCTGCTGAACCTAAATGTTCATTTAAAGCTGATTGAGTTACTGCTACACCTTGAGGTGCACTTTCGCCAAATTTTAATCCAGAGTATAGAAGAATCATGATAGCTGTTGCTGTACAAACTAACATAGTGTCAAAGAATACTCCTAAAGATTGGATTAAACCTTGTTTAACAGGATGTGGGACAGCAGCAGTAGCGGCAGCATTTGGTGCAGAACCCATACCTGCTTCATTTGAGAATAATCCGCGTTTGATACCTTGTAGTATAGCTGCACCAACAGCCCCACCAGTTACTTGTTGTAATCCGAAAGCACTTTTAATGATAGTACCAATCATTGGAACAATTTGATCTATATTCAGTAACAAGATAACTAAAACCATTCCTATGTATATGATTGCCATAATAGGTACTATAAGTGATGATAATGTTGCAATGCTTCTTACACCACCAAAAATAATTATTGCAGTAATTACAGCTAATATAATACCAGTAATAACTGGACTAACATGGTATTGTGTATGAAGTGATTCCGCAATAGTATTGGATTGAACTGTATTAAATACAAATGCAAATGTGATTGTAATTAATGTTGCGAATACGATACCTAACCATTTTTGGTTAAGACCTTTTGTAATATAATACGCTGGTCCCCCACGGAAACCACCTTCTTTATCATGCACTTTATATACTTGCGCTAGTGTTGCTTCCATAAATGCACTGGCTGCACCAATAAAAGCTATAATCCACATCCAGAAAACTGCACCAGGTCCACCTAATACAATAGCTGTAGCTACGCCTGCAATATTACCAGTACCTACACGTGAACCAGCACTAATAGCAAATGCTTGGAAAGGTGAAATACCTTTTTTACCACTACTTAGAGTTTCAGGTTTCTCAGTGAGTGCTCTAAACATTTCAGGTAGCATTCTTAATTGAACAAATTTAGAACTTATAGTAAAGAAAAAGCCTGCAGTTAATAAAAGTCCAATTAGATATTGCGACCAAATCAAATCATTCCCGACCTGAACAAAAGATTTAAACCAGCCAGGAATCAAATTATCGAAATCTTGCAAATTGAATCCCTCTCATCTTAATAAATTTATTCTCTTTAACGCATCAAGAGATTTATGTTCCCATTAAGAATCTAAAAACTTAATAAATATACTAATTTAAATAATTAAGTCCTATTCTGATTCTTTTAAATAGACATAAATCCCTTGTGCTTACTTTAGTTAATATTATTAAACTTTATTTTATCATTTAATGCTATGGTTGCATATACTTAATTTACTCTAAGGTCATGCTTACCACTTGACCAAAGTCCTCGACATCAATAATAAATGAGCCATTAGTGTATTGTTCTGATAGATGGACTTCATTAATATTACCGGACTCTTCATTACTGTTAGAGAAAATCGTATAAGTTTGTTGCCCTTCTTTAACCACTGCTGCATCAACAATACGATGTGGGTTTTTCTTAAGTTCTTTCAATAAAGTGATACCACGTTGAGCACGTTTAGCGACTTGTAATACTTTATAACTGATACGTTTAATAGCACCACGTTGTGTGATCATTAAGATAGAATCAGAGTCAGAAACACTTTCTGTCATTACAACATGATCTTCATCTTTAAGGTTAATGGATTT
Proteins encoded in this region:
- a CDS encoding PRD domain-containing protein; the protein is MGNYEITKTLNNNVLICKSNNHEVVLIGKGIGFNKKVGMMLDENASIEKLYKLEQQQQKEHYKTLVEMGEDHVVQAVIESVNIISGASIRTDDKNLVVALTDHIIFAYKRLKQNQVISNPFAIETQHLYSDAYQIAKRVIDKLNSTLDVHFPEDEIGFIALHIASNSKDLSIHDISVINKLINKSMAIIESDLNHEIDKTTTQYQRFIRHIQFLIYRLTKGENVDAQENFILMVKNLYPQCFNTAYKILKMIQRQFEVIINESEIVYLAIHIHHFEAQIKIE
- a CDS encoding AI-2E family transporter encodes the protein MSNENKSSEKKKHIFSFSETRFMRFLGGNDLIYGLVALVLLGIVIFIFDKVSYVFEPFIIVFNTIAAPIIVSLILFYLFNPLVNLMERYRIPRLLGITIIYVAIVGIITLIVNLLIPIIGSQIEGFIKNSPHYLNKITQSVEKITTNSFLSSYMSQVNDWLESAQKKIPSMLSEYFDGFGPKLASFAEAVSNVGVVIVTTPFILFFMLKDGHRFKDYSTKIMPPKFRKDFHDLLEKMSVQVGSYIQGQIIVSFCIGVLLLIGYSIIGLKYPLVLASIAAVTSVVPYLGPTIAISPAIVIAIITSPWMLLKLVIVWTLVQFFEGHFISPNVMGKTLKIHPLTIIFILLCAGNLMNVVGVIIGIPLYAVLKVLVSHLFLLFKRRYNRYYGEDAGDYSIKQEEEMAN
- the mprF gene encoding bifunctional lysylphosphatidylglycerol flippase/synthetase MprF: MTQEVKSKLLSILKFIFATALFIFVIFTLYRELAHINFKDTLMQFGKINRLWLVLLFAGGGASLILLSLYDIILVKSLKLNMSVTKVLRVSYIINALNAIVGFSGFIGAGVRAFVYKNYTDDIKKLVHYISIILISMLTGLSLLSILVVLHVFNASHMLDKITWVRWILYVVALFLPVFIIYTIAKPADKSNRFMGVYCTLVSCIEWMAAATVLYFAALIVGIHVSFMTFIGIFVIAALSGLVSFIPGGFGAFDLVVLLGLKSLDVSEERILLALLLYRFAYYFVPVIIALILSTFEFGTTAKKYLEGSKYYVPAKDFTSFLMSYQKDILAKIPSFSLAILIFLTSIIFFINNLTIVYDGLYDGNHFAYYLTLSIHTSACLLLILNVRGIFKQRRRAIIYAMLSIILIAGATIYTYASFLLLTWLVVMFVLLVLAYRRAQVLKRPFRFRKLVLMLILSVIVLYLNHILIAETLYALDIYHIEVDTSLLRYYFWVTILIVIIIVGLIAWLFDYKFDRPHQTTDLSVCEAIIHEYGGNYLSHLVYSGDKDCFIHENEKAFLMYRYKSNALVVLGDPIGDANTFESLLESFYQYAEYRGYDIIFYQVSDNYMPLYHHFGNQFFKLGEEAIIDLTSFTTSGKKRRGFRATLNKFDDLNISFEIIEPPFSQDFFNELKYVSDRWLDGRNEMHFSVGQFTQPYLSKAPIGVMRDEHGKMIAFCSLMPTHFNDAISVDLIRWLPELDLPLMDGLYLHMLLWGQEKGYKAFNMGMATLSNVGTLHYSYLRERLAGRVFEHFNGLYRFQGLRRYKEKYSPNWEPRFLVYRKDSSLWESMLKVMRVIQHK
- a CDS encoding sodium:alanine symporter family protein; translation: MQDFDNLIPGWFKSFVQVGNDLIWSQYLIGLLLTAGFFFTISSKFVQLRMLPEMFRALTEKPETLSSGKKGISPFQAFAISAGSRVGTGNIAGVATAIVLGGPGAVFWMWIIAFIGAASAFMEATLAQVYKVHDKEGGFRGGPAYYITKGLNQKWLGIVFATLITITFAFVFNTVQSNTIAESLHTQYHVSPVITGIILAVITAIIIFGGVRSIATLSSLIVPIMAIIYIGMVLVILLLNIDQIVPMIGTIIKSAFGLQQVTGGAVGAAILQGIKRGLFSNEAGMGSAPNAAATAAVPHPVKQGLIQSLGVFFDTMLVCTATAIMILLYSGLKFGESAPQGVAVTQSALNEHLGSAGGIFLTVAITLFAFSSVVGNYYYGQSNIEFLSKNKAILFVFRCLVVVLVFIGAVAKTETVWSTADLFMGLMAIVNIISIIGLSNIAFAVMKDYQQQRKEGKKPVFKPENLEINLFGIESWGSQAKIPRNDK